The following is a genomic window from Halococcus sediminicola.
CCGGTCGCGCCCGAACAGGTGAAATCACACTTCCAGAACGAACTCCGAGAATGGCTGATCGACGCACAGGCTGACATCAGTAAGATCGACCGGCGTATCGAGACCGACAGTGACGTGCTGTGTTGTGGTTCTGAGAGTGGGGATTGAGCATGAACAGACAAGGCCATACTGGGATGGCTCTTCTCGCATTCGCACCGCTGGCGTACCTGCTCGCGAGCGACGGTAAACTCTTGCTCGCGGGAGTGTGCTGGCTCGGGATTCAAGCGGTCGAACCGCTACCCGACCGCGATTTCAAGATCCCCGGTCTGAATCATCGAGGGGTAAGCCATTCGCTACTGGCCGTGCTCGTCGTCGGGGTCGTACTCGGCGGGATCGGCTGGCTACTCGGTAGGAGCGGCTTCGATCTGCTGTATAGCCTGCTCACGGCACTTGTGGGCATCTGGGACTGGGTGCTCGGCTACCTGCCGGAGCTTTCGAAAGCGTTCCTCACGGGTCTCATTCCGAACCTGCTGCCGGGCGAAATCGTCTCGACGCTCCAACAGCAGGCCGGTGGAAGCGTGAGCCGGTGGTCGTTCGCGCTGTTCGGATTCACGATTGGCGCTTACGGCATGGTCGCGCACCTGCTCGGCGACGTGATTACTACTCGGGGGGTCCGGCCGTTCCTGCCGTTCTCGCGCTGGCGGCTCTCGCTCTCGCCGCTGCGGGCGGATAGTCAGGCGGCGAACTCCGCGCTGTTCGGTGCCGGGATGGTCGCTATCGCGCTCGTAGTCGCTCTGACCGTCCCCGGACTGATCCTGGGCGGTGGGCCGGCGACCCTCTCACCGGTCGGTACCGCAGGTGCTCAAGGGACGATTCCGCAACCGACCGAGACTACGGATACTAACGCAAGCACGAACGCGACGGTCTCGCTGGCGAATCAGACGATCAACGGCTCAACGGTCACGGTCGAGTCGGTGACGCTGCCGGAAGCCGGATTCATCGCCCTCGATAGCACCGGTCCGGGTGAAGAAAGTGTCCTCGAAGACAGTACGATCGCCGTCTCCAGACGTCTCGACGCGGGCACTCACTGGAACGTCTCGCTGGACGTGAACCGGAGTCCGCCGGGTGGGGTCGTCAACCAGACGACGCTCAATCAGAGCGGAACCTACGGAGCAGCGCTGTATCGCGACAGTAACAACAACAGCCGTTTCGAGTTCATCACCTCGGGGCGGGCGTCCGATCGCCCATTCGTCACACAGTCGGGTTCGACGGCTCGTCTCGTCTCGGATAGCGCCTCGATCACGATTCGCGGCTCGCGCGAAGATCCGAACGCGACACCGGCGGCGAGCATCCGCTTCCCCGACCAGCGTATCGACGGCGTTGACGTTACTGTGCAGTCGGTGACGGTCCCGCAAGGTGGGTTCGTCGTCGTTCACAACCAGAGCTACCTGCGCGGTGGCGATCCAACCGAAACCTCAGTCGGGTACTCACAGTACCTCTCAGCCGGAACACACCGGAACGTCTCTATCACGCTGTTAGAGTCTGTCCGGCGCGACCAACAGCTCGTCGCGATCCCCGCGCGGGACACGGACGGCAACCAGAGCTACGATTACATCCGCACCGACAGCTTCCAGGACGTTGGCTACACCGATGGTGGAAAGGTCGTCACCGACACGGCGAGGGCCACGATCACCGGATCGATATCGACCGCCGAGGCGACATCGAGCGTCGCTGTATCGGACACTCCCACCGCCACAGGAACAGAGCAACCCGAAGCGAACACAACTGATTCCGGCGGCAGAGTCGGCGCGTGGATCGGCTCGCATCCTCTGGAAATGGTCGTCATCGTTCTCGCGATGCTCGTCGTCGTGCCGTCGGTCTGGAGGCGTCTGTAAGCGTGAGCGAGAGCGGCGCAATCTCGCGTCGGACGTTCATGACCGGCGCGGCGGCCGTCGCGCTCTCGACAAGTGCTGGTGCTCCCATCGCTGGTGCTGCACCGAATCGAGAACCGGCACGGTTGGAACAGCCGACGGGGAGCCGCTTCGACAAGCACGGCTCGCCCTCTCGTGCGGCTGAACGCGCGTGGGCAAGAGCCGAATACGACCACTATCAGCGGATGCGCGATGTATCGGCTCAACAGGTCGGTGGCGGGAACGGTAGTAGTGGCTCAGGATCGGGGTCACCTACCTCGCCGAGCTTCGACCGGGTGCTCGATGCGGTCGAGGATGTGGGTTGTGACCCATCGGGCGGCCGCCCGATCAGCGCCAATCTCGACGGATCGGCGATGCAAGACGGTACGCTGATCGTCTTCCCGCCGGGCAAATACCTGCTCACGAAAAAGTTGCAGGCGAGCGTTGACGGGACATTCGGGATGGTCGGCGCTGGCTACGAGCAGGCCACCAGCCCGCCGAAACCCGGTAAGAACGCCGCGACGTTCGTTGCGAAGGGCGGTTCGCGAACGTTGGTCAATTTCCGAGCGACGACCGGGCTGTTCGCGAACTTCGTGATGGACCAACAAAGTTCGAACAGCAGCACCGGGATCGTGCTCGGATCGAAGGGCCTTACTCAAGCTCGTGACATCCGGTTCGTCGGCGTCCAGGATAACACGGGCAAAGGCGTGCCCGACAGCCTCCAGATACCGCCGTGCTCGCTCCGAGCTCAGAAAGGGGCAATCGCACGCGCCGAGCGGGTCGTCGGCCAGTATATCGGGCTGCCCGGCGACAAGAACTCGGGCGGAGCGCCGATGTTCTGGGTTGGCGACGGGAACAAGGGCACCGCTCAGATCGGTCACTGTGTCTCACGCGGAGCGGCTGATAACGGCGTCTACGGCGGCCGGACATCGGGTGATGTCCAGATCAAAGGCGGTCAGTGGATGAACAACGAGGTGAGCCAACTGCGGTTTTCGGGCAAAGGCAGTTGGGCCGACGGTGTGACCATCGTGGTCGATAAGGACAGCTACGAGGGTCCGACAAACGGCGGCGGATTCAACGAGAAATACGGCTCGAACGGGATCAAAATCGAGCGTGGTGATAACGGTTACTCGAAACCCGGCGGAGCCGTCATCCGTAACGCCGACATTCGCGTTCTGTCAGTCGGGAGCAAGGGGATCGGAGCGCCGATCCTCATTCGTGGGAGTGCTGGCGCGGTGAAAATCGAGAACACCCGGATCATCAATCAACTCAATCAACCATCGATCAGCGCTGACAGTCCGGGCAATGGCTACACCGGACATACGTCGCCGCCACCGCACAACATCACGATCACGGATTCGGTCTTCGGCGGGTCGAACAGCGGGTCGATCATCCAGGTTAGCGGGCGCGAAGGCTCGCTCATCAGGAAGACGTGTTTCAAGATTGGCGGTGCCTCGGCGGACAGCATCAGCGGGATGAAGATCGGCAGCGGTGTTGGTTTCGGGCAGAACTGCACGGCCGGCGGGCTGAAGGCTCCCGGGAAGGTCGGCAGCGCTGGCAATCTGAGTTCGCTCCCGCCGCCGAGCTACAACGCGAGCGCTGGTGCCGGCGCTGGTCGTCGCCGCCGTCGCAAACAGGGCCTCATGAAGAAGATCCTCGCGACCGTCTACGGTGGGTTCTTCCTGCTCGTGTTGTTCCTCGGGATGATCGCAGTGGTTGTCGGCGGGGTACTGGCTGGCTTCGGTGCGCTGGCGGCTCTTCTCGGCGGCGATTGAGGTGCTTATATACCTCGGCGACAATCAGACCGAAATCAAACTATAGGGATTCTCAGACCAACCCATAGTTTTGCGCGAATCCTTCCCAGTAATTGGGAGATACAGCCTGCGAGATACAGAGGATGTATCTTGCATCTGATTTCTGTCGCTGTCTCTTGCTCTCGCGCCGAGCTCTCCGGAGTGCTATCCTGTTAGTAACCAAGTGTCTACTGACAGGGTAGATGGCGGCTTAGACAATTCCCGGAACCTGTTATCTCGTTTCAACCACGACCGTGAATTATCGAACGCGGGTCACTGTTCCGGCGATTCTTTCGTCTCTCCTGGTTCGAGGGTTGCCCACAGATCGTCGTTCTGGTAGATCTTCAGCGTTGCCGAGCCATTGTTCTCCGCACTGTAGAGCAGTCCATCCGACGAGTACGTATCGACGCCACCCGCTCCGACGAAGCCGTACGCCCCCGACACGTAGCCCGTATAGTCGGGATTGTCGGCCGTCGTGCCGGGATTCGCTCTGTCCTCGTAGAAGAACGCAGCCGTACCGGCCTCTCCGGCTGAGAGCGTGTAGTTGGAAGCCCCGTCACCGACCGCCTCGACTTTGATCTGATTCGCTCCCTGTGGCGGTGCGTCGGGATCAACGCGCTCGCCGTCAGCTCCCTGGCCCGCTGGCACCGTCTTGTAGAGTTCGCCATCGAGTTCGTCTTCATCCCGCCGTATTCGCCAACGCTGAACGCGATCGAACCGCTCTGGAAGAGTCTCAAGCGAGAGATCTCACCAGAGATTTACGAGGGGGAAGATCACTTCCGAGAGTTCCTCACCGAGACGTTTCTCCGGTTGAGCCACCGGCTGAGCTTTGCGGTTGACTAGATCGAGATGTTTCTCCCAGATGTCCAAATGTTACGCTAACCACTCCGGGCAGTCGGGCTTGGCCTCATGATGATGCTTCCTTGGCATAGAGGCTAATCAGTGCACGCGCTGAGTGCGCTGTCTAATTATCAGCCTTTGCCACCCATCTTATTCCATGCTCTGGGGATTAGCAGGCTTTCATACCATCAGTGCAAGTGGTGCTATGTATCCGGATCGGGAATTATTCGCGCGATCTCTAGACAGCCCCGACAGCAAAAACTTCCATTGACATCCGGGGCAGTGACTGGATCCTCTACAGGTAGTTCACAAAGTGTACATACACTCATTTCAAGCTCTCTCACCCAATCCAGCAAGCGGCTGGTAGTAGGGAATATCGGGCAGTGGCAGAACGATACCGAAGCGCATGAATCCCATCGCCAACAATACATAACCGAGTCCTATAAATAGCACGCCAAGACCGTAGTGGACAACCTGTCGCTGACGCGCGCTCACTGATTGGATTATCGTTCCATACAGGAAGACGCTCGGAATTGTCCCGAGACCGAGTGCACTGAGCGAGAATAATCCATAAACGGGAGATCCTTGTGCGAAGGCATACAAAAACGCCGGATAGAGCAACATACACGGTAATAGTCCGTGGAGTGCACCGAGTCCGACAATACCGATACCGTTGACCCAGCGGTCGATGTGTGTCGAGATAGCCGTGTAACTCCATGCGAATACCGACCCGAGACCAGTGTTAGCGACGACACCTTCAATGGCTCCCTGCCGATAGCCGGTCAATCTTGTTATCCCCATGAAAATGATAGCCGTTCCAATAAGAACACCAATTATACCCTGTATCGAGCCGAGTACGCCAGCAAGTTTGACCGTCCCATACAGAAGTGCGCCCGCGAAGCCAAAAACTGCTCCAATGAGTGCATAGCTTACAGTTCGACCGAGATTAAACAGTGCATGCTGGCGGACTTCTGTGAGCGTGAGCGCACCCGACCACCGATCATCTGTTTCCATGCGCTCGGCGTAGGTAGTGACAAGTGGACCACACATACCGATGCAGTGTGCGCCACCGAACAGTCCAATAAAGAAAAACACCGTAAGGCCGTATCCGCTAGTGAGGGTCACTACCGATGTCTGAATTGATATCATCGTCCACACAGCTGCAATCTGACCAACAAGCACCATACTAGATTATATTTTAGTGAAAGAATAAATTTCCGTATATTGCGATTAGTCGTCGTCTGCAGCGACGTCGTCTGGATTACTGTATTTCTGCTCGCGGCGTTCGTGGATATCCTTGATTGCGTGTTCGGGTGGGACGTCAATCGAAGGATTCTCGTCGAAGAAGTTCACTGGCTCTAACTTGAAGCTTGCGTGGTGGGAGGGGAGCACTGGCCAGTCTTCCGGCCGGTCGACGTGGTTCACGCCAAGTGAATACCAGAGAACGATGTCTTCGCCGTCGAGTGACCGATCCTGCTCAGTCCATTTCGGGAGTCCTTCCTCGCCAGGGCTCTGGTTCGGATAGTTCCCGGCTGGGTATCGTTCGTCATCTCGATAGGGTGTTCCCCATAGATGGTATTTGATGTATCCAGCGCGCTTCATGACGCTCGATTCCTCTTGGGCAGCCGCTTGGACGTTTTCTCCCGGTGCGAGTTTGTACCCAACGGGCTGGTCTAGAGAGTTTGTTTTGTTAGGATTCTCGATCTGCCAGTATCGGCCCTTTAGTGAATCGATCAAGTCCTGCGCCTCCTGTTCAGTCTTGAGCTGGGTTTTGTCGGCGTAGAAGGCCGCTCCCGATGGATTCGGTCCTGTGGTGTTCCCCTGACCGTCCCATTCTATCTCTTGTTGCTCACCGGGACCCTTCGGGATCGGCTGGTTTTGCCGCCGGTAGAGCACGTTCTCCTCGCCGTCGATGTCCATATCGAGACGGAAATTGAAGAAGTGTTGATGGACCATTCCCTTCACGTTCGGTGCCATCATCTCGTAGTAACCAGGAGACCTGTCTTCATCAGGCCCGACCAAACCGTTACTGTTGATACCAGTTAGACGCACTTCCGGCTCGACTGAGCCATCCTGGTAGAAGTACCAATTGAATTCATAATCATAGTTGCCGACGGTGGCTACAAACGAGATTACAAGCCTACGCTTGCGCCGAACCTCCGTATTCTCGGTCCGCCAGTTGGTGTGTTTCCAGAGGGTGCCGTGATCTTCCTCGTGGACACAGATCGCATTCGGAAGAACGTTCACCTCACCATTGGTGTCGTTCATTACAGCATCGAAGTAGTGCATATAGCCGAGACAGTCGCATCCCTCCGTCAGCGGGTTCGCCAATCGACCAATGTTGTACTCACCAATGTCTCCAGCGTTCTTCCAGTTGTGATTCGGATCCGGGTCTCCGTAGGGAACGTTCATTTCTGCAGCCGAAGCTCGATGAATGACTTTCCTGACTTCGCCATCGTCCTCGTAGCCGATGTTGTGGAGCACAAGCCCCTCACGCTGAGTCCAACCGACGCGAATATGCCACTTCTGCCACTCAATTTTCCGCCCTTCAATCTCCCAACTAGGTCCTTCCGGCTGATCGACATTGTAGGGTTTCAGGTCGGTACGGAGATCACGATCCTCCTCTCGGTATTTCCTATCCTCAAGTTCGCCGACCACATCGTCTATCTTCGTGCCGCGATCGAGCACTTTGACTACTTCCATCTCGTCGAGATCGACCCATGCGTGGAGTCCGTCCAACGGCCGCGCGTAGCCGTTGTCTTCTTCGCTCGTTCGAATCCAAGACATGGCGTGAGCCAACCGCCGATTCCGATCAACGTCATCGGGAACAAGGTGGTGACCGACCGACCACGGATCGACCATGGCGAGATCGAAGTTTTCGACGCCGCGCTTGGAAGCAGCTTCCTGCCATTCCGGATTGTCTTTAACAGTTTCTTCACACTCATCGAACTCTGCAAGTGTCACTGAGGGCTGGGCTCCGGATATTTCCTCCCAAGAGACGACCTCCTCTTGATCGATCGAGACGACTGCTTCGTAGGTCGCCTTCTCGTTGCGGTCTCGGATGATAATAAATGCTTGCCGGTCTACTGACGAGTTTTCAGCCTCATATTCCCGAATCTCGGTTTTGTTTGGTTCATCGAGGACGATTTTGACGTATCTGTTTTCCGGATCGAGTTCTCGTTCGTTCTCGATGATTTCCCGAGCAGCAGTGATCTCTTCGCCCGTTAGGGGATCGAGCGGATGATCTGCTATGGCCTTGGCTTCTATTGCCATGGCTGTTCAATCTTCAGGTATTCCAATAAATGTTTGGGTCACGGGAGCAATGGTCACGAAGCACTGCGAATGCATACAAGACGCTCTTTTAATCAGCTTTCTCGGTACGTAACAGTGTCATCATCACTAGTCATTCGCCACTTCTTTACTTGGAGTGTGCCATAGAATTCATCTCATGCCGTGAGCATCTCGCGGCCTGGATTGTCTCCTCGTTCGTCGTTGGTGATTGCGATGACTACCCGAAGGCACAGTGCAACGAACACCTGCGTCCGTGCCCGAGGCCGCAGTCCTTGACTGTATCATTTATTCGACCTGTGTCCGGCGATTGTACGTCTCGTCTGAGACCGAGCGTTTGAGCTGAACGTCCTCGCTGTGCTTTTCGATGCGCTCTTCGACCTAGTACTCGATATCGAGTGTGTCGTACGCGCTGTCGCCAAGCATCCAGATCGGATATTC
Proteins encoded in this region:
- a CDS encoding primary-amine oxidase, with protein sequence MAIEAKAIADHPLDPLTGEEITAAREIIENERELDPENRYVKIVLDEPNKTEIREYEAENSSVDRQAFIIIRDRNEKATYEAVVSIDQEEVVSWEEISGAQPSVTLAEFDECEETVKDNPEWQEAASKRGVENFDLAMVDPWSVGHHLVPDDVDRNRRLAHAMSWIRTSEEDNGYARPLDGLHAWVDLDEMEVVKVLDRGTKIDDVVGELEDRKYREEDRDLRTDLKPYNVDQPEGPSWEIEGRKIEWQKWHIRVGWTQREGLVLHNIGYEDDGEVRKVIHRASAAEMNVPYGDPDPNHNWKNAGDIGEYNIGRLANPLTEGCDCLGYMHYFDAVMNDTNGEVNVLPNAICVHEEDHGTLWKHTNWRTENTEVRRKRRLVISFVATVGNYDYEFNWYFYQDGSVEPEVRLTGINSNGLVGPDEDRSPGYYEMMAPNVKGMVHQHFFNFRLDMDIDGEENVLYRRQNQPIPKGPGEQQEIEWDGQGNTTGPNPSGAAFYADKTQLKTEQEAQDLIDSLKGRYWQIENPNKTNSLDQPVGYKLAPGENVQAAAQEESSVMKRAGYIKYHLWGTPYRDDERYPAGNYPNQSPGEEGLPKWTEQDRSLDGEDIVLWYSLGVNHVDRPEDWPVLPSHHASFKLEPVNFFDENPSIDVPPEHAIKDIHERREQKYSNPDDVAADDD
- a CDS encoding DUF7282 domain-containing protein, whose protein sequence is MNRQGHTGMALLAFAPLAYLLASDGKLLLAGVCWLGIQAVEPLPDRDFKIPGLNHRGVSHSLLAVLVVGVVLGGIGWLLGRSGFDLLYSLLTALVGIWDWVLGYLPELSKAFLTGLIPNLLPGEIVSTLQQQAGGSVSRWSFALFGFTIGAYGMVAHLLGDVITTRGVRPFLPFSRWRLSLSPLRADSQAANSALFGAGMVAIALVVALTVPGLILGGGPATLSPVGTAGAQGTIPQPTETTDTNASTNATVSLANQTINGSTVTVESVTLPEAGFIALDSTGPGEESVLEDSTIAVSRRLDAGTHWNVSLDVNRSPPGGVVNQTTLNQSGTYGAALYRDSNNNSRFEFITSGRASDRPFVTQSGSTARLVSDSASITIRGSREDPNATPAASIRFPDQRIDGVDVTVQSVTVPQGGFVVVHNQSYLRGGDPTETSVGYSQYLSAGTHRNVSITLLESVRRDQQLVAIPARDTDGNQSYDYIRTDSFQDVGYTDGGKVVTDTARATITGSISTAEATSSVAVSDTPTATGTEQPEANTTDSGGRVGAWIGSHPLEMVVIVLAMLVVVPSVWRRL
- a CDS encoding sulfite exporter TauE/SafE family protein — encoded protein: MISIQTSVVTLTSGYGLTVFFFIGLFGGAHCIGMCGPLVTTYAERMETDDRWSGALTLTEVRQHALFNLGRTVSYALIGAVFGFAGALLYGTVKLAGVLGSIQGIIGVLIGTAIIFMGITRLTGYRQGAIEGVVANTGLGSVFAWSYTAISTHIDRWVNGIGIVGLGALHGLLPCMLLYPAFLYAFAQGSPVYGLFSLSALGLGTIPSVFLYGTIIQSVSARQRQVVHYGLGVLFIGLGYVLLAMGFMRFGIVLPLPDIPYYQPLAGLGERA